Proteins from a single region of Paraburkholderia sp. ZP32-5:
- a CDS encoding extracellular solute-binding protein, protein MSQHITRRTFLKAASGLLVAPSLGFDPRMALAADACPDVVVGTWGGDYLNLLEQNIGKPIIEAAGGKVTYDSADQIGRMTKLRAEKMSRHGTLDVACLADIDMFDVNRSGVLEPLDTKLVPNSARTIEALRRPYSIPHIFSAMVIVYNPEKFPTKPDSMAVALDPKLKGRVGFSDILYNFNVLQSSLAAGQHNGDTAAGIQFLREVRKQQPKVYPSNEAVAAALKSGEIWMTCMWKARALQWKKGGVPVEYVFPKEGGVPVTFEAAVPKNAPSRACGFNYLNAMLDARAQVGFAETMGYAPTVTDAALPPSLQQSVGFTNAELDRLVKVDYARFTAEKPALLDFWNKEFKPGL, encoded by the coding sequence ATGAGCCAACACATCACGCGCCGCACGTTTCTGAAAGCCGCTTCCGGTCTGCTCGTCGCGCCGTCGCTCGGATTCGATCCGCGCATGGCGCTCGCCGCCGATGCCTGTCCCGATGTCGTCGTCGGCACGTGGGGCGGCGACTATCTGAATCTGCTCGAACAGAACATCGGCAAGCCGATCATCGAAGCCGCCGGCGGCAAAGTCACCTACGACTCGGCCGACCAGATCGGCCGCATGACGAAGCTGCGCGCGGAAAAGATGTCGCGTCACGGTACGCTCGACGTCGCCTGTCTCGCCGATATCGACATGTTCGACGTCAATCGTTCGGGCGTGCTCGAACCGCTCGATACGAAGCTGGTGCCGAACTCGGCCCGCACGATCGAAGCACTGCGTCGCCCGTATTCGATCCCGCACATCTTCAGCGCGATGGTGATCGTCTACAACCCGGAGAAATTCCCGACGAAGCCCGATTCGATGGCAGTCGCGCTCGATCCGAAACTGAAGGGACGGGTGGGCTTTTCCGACATTCTGTACAACTTCAACGTGCTGCAATCGTCGCTTGCCGCGGGTCAGCACAATGGCGACACCGCGGCCGGCATCCAGTTTCTGCGTGAAGTGCGCAAGCAGCAGCCGAAGGTCTATCCGTCCAACGAGGCGGTTGCGGCCGCATTGAAGAGCGGCGAGATCTGGATGACCTGCATGTGGAAGGCGCGCGCACTGCAATGGAAGAAGGGCGGCGTGCCGGTCGAATACGTGTTCCCGAAAGAAGGCGGTGTGCCGGTCACGTTCGAGGCCGCGGTGCCGAAGAATGCGCCGTCGCGTGCGTGCGGTTTCAACTATCTGAACGCGATGCTCGACGCGCGCGCACAGGTCGGCTTTGCCGAAACGATGGGCTATGCGCCGACCGTGACCGATGCCGCGTTGCCGCCGTCGTTACAGCAGAGCGTCGGCTTCACGAATGCCGAGCTGGACCGCCTCGTCAAAGTCGACTACGCGCGTTTCACCGCGGAAAAGCCGGCGCTGCTCGACTTCTGGAACAAGGAATTCAAGCCGGGGCTCTGA
- a CDS encoding ABC transporter permease, which yields MTQVPIDRSNIVSARAFSRPRFVPAAWLVRAGVALIYLFMLSPLIFVIWLSFFKDAIITFPPSGYTMSWYVNAWHNDAFANGFVLSMKLAAGAAIGGVVLGVGASLALARYRFPGRRAVGNVLLLPLVVPGIVAGIATYLFYLRAENVLDTDIVGTFGGLLIAHICLTIPWTIRLVTASLGQIDETVEEAARNLGAGPWRTLWRVTLPMLRPAIVASTLFGFIVSFENLEMTLPLVGPGKTTLPIAIMQYLEFNLDPTIAAVSAAQIVLLGIVMLITDRFVKLGKVI from the coding sequence GTGACGCAGGTTCCGATTGACCGTAGCAATATCGTTTCCGCGCGCGCGTTCTCCCGCCCACGTTTCGTTCCGGCAGCCTGGCTCGTCAGGGCCGGCGTCGCGCTGATCTATCTGTTCATGCTGAGCCCGCTGATCTTCGTGATCTGGCTGAGCTTCTTCAAAGACGCGATCATCACGTTCCCACCGTCCGGCTACACGATGTCGTGGTACGTGAACGCATGGCATAACGATGCATTCGCAAACGGTTTCGTGCTGTCGATGAAGCTCGCCGCAGGCGCGGCGATCGGCGGAGTGGTGCTCGGTGTCGGCGCATCGCTCGCACTTGCGCGCTACCGCTTTCCGGGGCGGCGCGCGGTCGGCAACGTGCTGCTGCTGCCGCTCGTGGTGCCGGGCATCGTCGCCGGCATCGCTACTTATCTGTTCTATCTGCGCGCCGAAAACGTGCTCGATACCGACATCGTCGGCACCTTCGGCGGCCTGCTGATCGCGCATATCTGCCTGACCATTCCCTGGACGATCCGGCTTGTTACCGCGAGCCTCGGCCAGATCGACGAGACAGTCGAGGAAGCCGCGCGCAATCTCGGCGCCGGTCCGTGGCGCACGCTGTGGCGTGTCACGTTGCCGATGCTGCGGCCGGCGATCGTCGCATCCACGTTGTTCGGCTTCATCGTTTCGTTCGAAAACCTCGAGATGACGTTGCCGCTCGTCGGTCCCGGCAAAACCACGTTGCCGATCGCGATCATGCAGTACCTCGAATTCAATCTCGACCCCACCATCGCGGCGGTTTCCGCCGCGCAGATCGTGTTGCTCGGCATCGTGATGCTGATCACCGATCGTTTCGTGAAGCTCGGCAAGGTGATCTGA
- a CDS encoding fimbria/pilus outer membrane usher protein has product MNGRDTGRVIAVRQRGPKLFASGHDLLSHGLMVSDLPTDHSKDRLIDLDDIHGMSYRLDMRSQALYLKAGRGVIASTQLSATNADVAKQVSPAAPGIVVNYDLVSTNGAGMHSNGGTLDMRAFDRFGVLSSGLQAVNSSNHGWSTSRLDTTYTYSNPGGMYRYRFGDVVTGGLAWSQPVRLGGIQFATDFSLRPDLVTYPVPSFGGTAAVPTTVSVLINGVQQMSKPIPAGPFDISQLPVTTGSGNVSVVMTDALGRQIVQTLPFYASPSLLKPGLGSLSAEVGSVRLDYASANDHYGSAAGELSYRRGITPWLTVEGHGEGSADVAMGGVGASLSVGDFGVVSVSAAGATAAQVGAGEQYMIGFEHINHVFSFSASTQRATDDFRDIATVNGDIPQRRLDRASLGFGLSRWGSLGVTYAGVKTNEQNVKLLSVSYSAHLIGSVSGYLTAFREMADGAGTGVFFSLTMPFGQRGSINAGTSIQGGQAVAELQASQSANTVGDAGWNVAVQGTGDARQQHVFGNVDYRSAHGLVGVGVDRMGRNTSAQVSAQGAVVLSDGSIFTANTVQDAFAVVETEPGVTVYNENRFVGKTGSNGRVLIPDLRSYQPNHVSIDPRDIPADADIEQAQHEIVPADRSSVTVRFPVHRSHGAVVRLVRSNGTPLVLGSTVLSEQGARLGTVGYEGKVYLENLESRNRVRVTGRDGFRCAASFEYKAARGDLPNIGPVTCK; this is encoded by the coding sequence ATGAACGGTAGGGATACGGGGCGAGTCATCGCGGTGAGACAGCGTGGCCCGAAGCTCTTTGCTTCGGGCCATGATCTGCTTTCGCATGGGCTGATGGTCTCCGATTTGCCGACCGATCACTCGAAGGACAGACTCATCGACCTTGACGACATTCACGGAATGTCGTACCGGCTCGATATGCGCTCTCAGGCGCTGTACCTGAAAGCCGGCCGGGGAGTAATCGCCTCGACGCAATTGAGCGCCACGAACGCCGACGTTGCGAAGCAGGTATCCCCGGCGGCACCAGGCATTGTCGTGAACTACGATCTGGTCAGCACGAACGGCGCCGGCATGCATTCGAACGGCGGCACGCTCGATATGCGCGCGTTCGATCGCTTTGGCGTTCTGAGTTCCGGATTGCAGGCGGTCAACAGCAGCAACCATGGCTGGTCGACGTCGCGTCTGGACACTACGTACACGTACTCCAACCCGGGTGGCATGTATCGCTACCGGTTCGGCGATGTCGTCACAGGCGGTCTCGCATGGTCGCAGCCGGTTCGCCTCGGCGGCATCCAGTTCGCGACGGACTTCTCGTTGCGTCCGGACCTGGTGACCTACCCGGTGCCGAGCTTCGGCGGGACGGCTGCCGTGCCGACCACGGTCAGCGTGCTGATCAACGGCGTTCAGCAGATGTCGAAGCCGATTCCCGCCGGGCCGTTCGATATCTCGCAGCTTCCCGTGACTACTGGCAGCGGAAACGTATCGGTGGTCATGACGGACGCGTTGGGTCGGCAAATCGTCCAGACGCTGCCGTTTTATGCGAGTCCGTCGCTGTTGAAACCGGGGCTTGGCTCGCTGAGTGCCGAAGTCGGCTCGGTCCGGCTCGACTATGCTAGCGCGAACGATCATTACGGGTCGGCTGCGGGCGAACTGTCATACCGACGCGGCATCACGCCCTGGCTAACGGTTGAAGGACATGGCGAGGGTTCCGCGGACGTTGCGATGGGCGGTGTCGGCGCTTCGCTATCGGTCGGCGACTTCGGCGTCGTGTCGGTCTCTGCTGCCGGAGCCACGGCGGCGCAGGTGGGCGCGGGCGAGCAGTACATGATCGGCTTCGAGCACATCAACCATGTGTTCAGCTTCAGCGCGTCGACACAGCGCGCGACCGACGACTTCCGCGATATTGCAACGGTGAATGGCGATATTCCGCAGCGACGGCTCGACCGCGCGTCGCTCGGATTCGGGCTGTCGAGATGGGGTTCGCTCGGGGTGACGTATGCGGGTGTGAAGACCAACGAGCAGAACGTGAAGCTCCTGTCGGTCAGCTACTCCGCGCATCTGATCGGATCGGTCTCGGGTTATCTGACGGCCTTTCGCGAGATGGCGGACGGTGCAGGCACGGGTGTGTTTTTTTCGCTCACGATGCCTTTCGGGCAGCGGGGCAGTATCAACGCAGGCACGAGCATTCAGGGCGGGCAGGCAGTCGCGGAGCTGCAGGCGTCGCAATCGGCAAACACGGTCGGCGATGCAGGTTGGAACGTAGCGGTGCAGGGCACGGGAGACGCGCGGCAACAGCACGTTTTCGGCAACGTGGATTACAGGTCGGCCCACGGACTGGTTGGAGTTGGCGTGGACCGGATGGGACGTAACACCTCCGCGCAAGTGTCGGCGCAGGGCGCGGTCGTTCTGTCGGATGGCTCGATCTTCACGGCGAACACCGTGCAGGACGCATTCGCGGTCGTGGAGACCGAGCCGGGCGTCACGGTCTACAACGAGAATCGGTTTGTGGGCAAAACAGGATCGAACGGCCGGGTGCTTATTCCCGATCTTCGTTCGTATCAGCCGAATCATGTTTCGATCGATCCGCGCGATATTCCGGCCGATGCCGATATTGAACAGGCGCAGCATGAAATCGTGCCGGCCGACCGCTCGTCGGTCACGGTGCGCTTTCCTGTCCATCGAAGCCACGGCGCCGTGGTGCGGCTCGTACGGAGCAATGGCACGCCGCTCGTGCTCGGGAGCACCGTGCTTTCGGAGCAGGGCGCCCGGCTAGGCACGGTGGGCTACGAAGGGAAGGTCTATCTGGAAAACCTGGAAAGTCGGAATCGCGTTCGCGTGACCGGTCGCGATGGCTTCCGGTGTGCCGCATCGTTCGAATACAAAGCCGCTCGCGGCGATCTGCCGAACATCGGGCCGGTGACATGCAAATGA
- a CDS encoding ABC transporter ATP-binding protein encodes MAQVSLRNLRKQYGATTAVENVSFDIAEGELVAFLGPSGCGKTTTLRMVAGFVEPTDGEIWIGNTEVTRLAPDKRNTGMVFQRYALFPHMTVAQNVAFGLEMRRVPKSERDTRIREALDMVRLTSLAERYPRQLSGGQQQRVAIARALAIRPDVFLLDEPLSNLDAKLRVEVREEIRALQQRLGLTTIFVTHDQEEALAMADRVAVMHDGRVQQIGSADELYEQPANPFVANFLGRMNFLAGHVDNGHFITATGERIAVNAAAPDANTLGIRPERLRLAAAPEHSEVSIPVKLAERIYLGATVELRLTSERGQSLVALVPNTAHAGAGGWSRGDTLHACFRTEDCLLFSA; translated from the coding sequence ATGGCTCAGGTGTCCCTGCGCAATCTGCGCAAGCAATACGGTGCGACGACCGCGGTCGAGAACGTGTCGTTCGATATCGCCGAGGGCGAACTGGTCGCGTTTCTCGGCCCGAGCGGCTGCGGCAAGACCACGACGCTGCGGATGGTCGCGGGTTTCGTCGAACCGACCGATGGCGAAATCTGGATCGGCAATACCGAGGTCACGCGGCTCGCGCCCGACAAGCGCAACACCGGCATGGTGTTCCAGCGCTACGCGCTGTTTCCGCACATGACGGTTGCGCAGAACGTCGCGTTCGGTCTGGAAATGCGGCGCGTGCCGAAGTCGGAACGCGATACGCGGATTCGCGAAGCACTCGATATGGTGCGGCTTACGTCGCTGGCCGAACGTTATCCGCGCCAGTTGTCCGGCGGTCAGCAGCAGCGTGTCGCGATTGCGCGCGCGCTGGCGATTCGTCCCGACGTATTCCTGCTCGACGAGCCACTATCGAATCTCGATGCCAAGCTGCGCGTCGAAGTGCGCGAAGAGATTCGCGCGCTGCAACAACGGCTTGGCCTGACGACGATCTTCGTCACGCACGATCAGGAAGAAGCGCTGGCGATGGCCGATCGCGTGGCCGTCATGCACGATGGACGCGTGCAGCAGATCGGCAGCGCCGACGAGCTTTACGAACAGCCGGCCAATCCGTTCGTCGCGAACTTTCTCGGCCGCATGAATTTCCTCGCGGGGCACGTCGACAACGGTCACTTCATTACCGCAACCGGCGAGCGCATCGCGGTGAACGCGGCCGCGCCGGATGCGAACACGCTCGGCATTCGCCCGGAGCGTTTGCGGCTCGCGGCGGCGCCGGAGCATAGCGAAGTATCGATTCCCGTGAAGCTCGCCGAGCGGATCTATCTCGGCGCGACCGTCGAATTGCGGCTCACCAGCGAACGCGGCCAGAGCCTCGTCGCGCTGGTGCCGAACACCGCGCACGCGGGTGCCGGCGGCTGGTCGCGGGGCGACACGCTGCACGCGTGCTTCAGAACCGAAGACTGCCTGCTTTTTTCCGCCTGA
- a CDS encoding spore coat protein U domain-containing protein: MKRVHIALTMTSLLAMPIAASAAGCTVTAAVLNFGIYNPLASANDDSTGTLDVECPGQTVSYTVAATAGNGTFTERQMLAGSQALAYNIYIDTQRSKIWGDGTGATSVISGSYPPASGGGALTFYGRINARQTGVVAGAGNEFKDSLAITVTF; encoded by the coding sequence ATGAAGCGCGTACACATCGCTTTGACGATGACTTCGCTGCTCGCGATGCCGATCGCCGCGAGCGCCGCTGGATGCACGGTGACCGCTGCCGTATTGAATTTCGGCATCTACAACCCGTTGGCGTCGGCCAATGACGACAGCACGGGCACGCTCGATGTCGAGTGTCCGGGACAGACGGTGAGCTATACCGTCGCGGCCACCGCCGGGAACGGAACGTTCACCGAGCGGCAGATGCTCGCCGGCAGCCAGGCGCTTGCCTACAACATCTACATCGACACGCAACGCAGCAAGATATGGGGGGACGGCACGGGCGCTACGTCCGTCATCTCAGGATCCTATCCCCCCGCATCGGGTGGCGGCGCGCTGACGTTTTATGGGCGTATCAACGCGCGACAGACCGGTGTCGTCGCGGGGGCGGGAAATGAGTTCAAGGATAGCCTCGCCATCACGGTCACCTTCTGA